The nucleotide sequence TACATGCTGGAGATCAACCGCTTCTACGACTTTTTGGAGACCCATGAGCTCTCGGCGCCGGCCATTGCCCTATGGCATGGTCTGATCTATACCGCCAATAAGGCGCGCTGGGCGGTGGAGTTCGCCGCTTCCATGGCGATCCTGGAGGCGAGAACAGGGCTGGAGCAGCGGGCCATTAAGAAGGCACGTGAGGAGCTGCAAAGGGCTGGTCTTATCTCCTATGAGGCGGGGAACGGAACCAGGGCCACAACCTATAGGGTGTGCTATCTCCAACTGGAAGGCACAAAAGATGCGCTGAATCGCGAGGATGAAGCCCAGGACGCCACCCCAAACAGCGCCGAATCGGATACAGAATTGCAGCCAAATTGCGGCCAAATTGTACCCCCCTACAAATCGGATGCAGATTTGCAGCAGATTTGCAACGAATCTGTC is from Gehongia tenuis and encodes:
- a CDS encoding DnaD domain-containing protein — translated: MGEQRQAINYMLEINRFYDFLETHELSAPAIALWHGLIYTANKARWAVEFAASMAILEARTGLEQRAIKKAREELQRAGLISYEAGNGTRATTYRVCYLQLEGTKDALNREDEAQDATPNSAESDTELQPNCGQIVPPYKSDADLQQICNESVADLYPHNKLNETKQEDIYILRVREAVACIEKELRQTANGIAMESIEAFLREGVDIELIKWAISEAAKRDKRSWGYVERILQNKLSSGVRTLEDMGESVRDGPMPKGPPRGYPYKPLPVP